CTATATGGTGTTACTTACGTAGGGAAGTTCAGTTACTTGAAGAGAGACTGTGTATCTTTGTTATGTCAATATTATTGAGTAAAGTGAGGTAATGCTTGCCTTGTGAATATGTGTACCTGCAGcggcatttttctttttctttttgtgtttttttttccttatgaCTGTTTACTTATAAAGCTTGTATCTTTTATGCTTGCTGCAGGAAGAGGAAGATGAGTTTGATAAAGTAGCTGCAGGCAGAGAGAATGCTGGTGAGCGCTTGTATATGAATGATGTAGCTGAACAAGGGCCTTACTTGAACTTGCACAATGTGGTTCCAAACGCATTAAATGCTGCCACTAAGGACCCACGTGCCAATCATCATGCTGCAAGAATTAGGCTGAAAGAAGATGACGGTGAAACTGAAGCTCAAAGTTTTAGTTTTCCTCATTCAGACTGTGatacaaaaattaagaattcgCATGCTAAAGTATCTGAAGTGAGTGGTCCACCAAAGTCCATTTTGAAAAGGAAGGACATCAGTGCAGATTCTAAGCTGCAAAAACGTGTCAGGTTTGATACTGCTTGTAAAAATGATTGTGTTACTGCATCAGAAAGGACTCAATGTTCTTCAGTCAACACCTCATCAATGGATGCTAATGATTCTATTGATGGATATCAGCCGTCCCAAAATGCTTGCATGGTTCCAGATTACTTAATGAATCCTTCTAAATATACTTACTACAGTTTTGATTCGTCAGATGAATATAGTGAAGAATCCAGCATTAAGGGTTTTATGGATGTGTTTAGGCTGGTAAAAGATTTCAAAGCTAAAGAGGTGGGGCCAGTTGAAGAGAATGCTTCTGGTGATCTTCCAAAATCAGTGACTTTTATCCCTAAGAAGAAAGCAGGTGATCTTAAGGCAGAAAAGAGTAGTGGTgagattaaagaaaacaagGAATATGATGGCAAGCTGTCCTTGTCTCGGTTGGGCTTTCCTGTAGGTATCGCTGCTACAGAGTCCCAACATTGTGATACTGCAGAAGAAGAGGATGAACCAGAAACAAATGTAACAAATGATGGTGTTCGTTTCCGAAAACCTGGTCGCAAATATCGAACACCATCAAGGTCAGATGATTCTGATTCTTAATGTTTTGTAATGATTCTAAAAAGCCTCAGGGTCATTACATGTAATACTCTGAATCTGAAATCTTTGATTATGTTTTGTCTTGTCCAAAAGTTTGCCAACCCAGCAATTGATTGCCTCCTTGTTGGGTTGtctttctcccttttttttttcctttattaaaTGAAAGTTCTTTTCTCTGTGTAAGTAATTGCATTGTGCATGAGTTTTAACTTGTGTGggtttttatttatctattataGATTGCTCGCTGTTGACTATATCCACAATTAGCTTCTTGCTTGACCGTATCCAACTATCCATTACCCGAGTCATGATTCTAGTCCTTTTTTGGTAGATTGAAACTGTAATTGATGAGAAAATGATGTATTTTTCTGGAACTAGTTTTGGGACAAGTATTGGCTGAAATGTTagtagatataaaaaatatatgcttTAGTACAATGTTATGTGCTAGACTTATGCAGTGTAATGTTTCTGTTGCCTTCGTCCACTATTTTATTGACCAATATCTTAGCAGCGCCTCTCCTAGAATTAAAACCGATttctttaaacaaattaaaagagatGCAAAGAGATCTTTTTTCTGTTCAGCCCTGCTCATAATAATTTGAGATTGGTTAAGGGCCGGGATTggaagaatattttaaattatcattttagaGCTCAATGTCAGGGAGGAGAGAACCCTGGAAGTTAATTCATATACAGTATTGAGGTGTTGTGGTTTTTAATTCAAACTATTGAATGACAGAATCACTATGCTACTGTATTACCATTGAACCAGAGAAAATAGTGATTTGCAAAATACATGAATTGAGCGACCAATATTTAATCATATACTGCTTATTTAATGATTATCAAGCTTTCTTCTCCAACTATTCCTCATTAAAATACCTCTAAATCTCTTATGCATGCAGGTCTATACAAGTATATCAGCTCTAAATACAATTTTACTTTCAGTAAGAAGATTAACATGCAGCAAGTAATTAAGTGTAGATTAGTAGAAACAATAATTTGTACAATCGACCACCAATACATAATCAAGGTAAAGAGTCAGTCCATATAAACTTTGAGATATATATTTAGCAGCATGGAAGCTGAATTGTCGTCTAAACATTTCTAAACTTATTACCATCTGTGTATAAACCAAACCCTATAATGGCAGTTAAGCCACAAAGTACTGAAAAGTGAATAAGAATagtaaaaatacaaaaactaaaaaacaaacgGAAAACCCAATCTCAAATGTGATCCTCAGACAAATCTTCATATTTAATCCACCTCTGCTTTCGGAACTTCTGTTATGTACACTACTGTGTATTCTGATTGCCTCCTACAATTTATCAGCGATTCTTCCTAAAGCATCTGCAAGCTTATTAAGAACAGCAACTAAGCTATCTGCATGGTCTTTTCTTTGTTCCCTGTCTAACTGGAAACTGTTGTTCTGAGCTTCAAGTTGGGCAGTCAGCATTTTGCCATTCCTTTCCAGAACATCAATCAACTGATACTGCATATTGCTCATTTCTTCATCCCCATCTACCGTGAATCGTTTCCGCTTCCGCCCATCTTGAGAAGTAGAGCCTATCTCAGGAGCTGGCTGTTTCTCGGTCGTTGTACCTGCAGGTCCAATGATTTTTCATTGAGGATCACAAGCACCTTAACCTTAGCAATAGAATCAAGAGTGAGTCACCTTCGTAGAATACATTTTCTCCATTGAAATAGATTTATACATTATTACCCAGCTTCATATCATCATATTCATCATGTTTGAGAAACAATACGATAACAAAGAAAGTCTTGAATGAAGTCAGTCACACCATATCTGCTGATGGTGTGATCGACATAATCTAATTACGACAAGTGTTGTCAGTtggtaattaaatatttgctGACGTGATAGCAGTCTCATACAAGACATTCTCCCTCATAACCTATAGAAACTCTAATATCTCAAGTACAAAGAATATCCCAACAAATGATCCagattttcttttgcaatttCACTAAACAGTCACAAGCAACCTATCCCCTATGCATCTAGTAAGGACTTTTCAATACAGGAAAGAGCGTGCTCATAAATGGTTCAAAATCACTATGCAATGACCATCAATTTGGAAGCTTCAAACAATTCATGAGAGTGAGAACTTGATCTGAGAaagtaccaaaaaaaaaaatgtaattttccAGAAACATTCCCGGGATATTTGAAATCCAATAGAAACCATCCTTACTTAAAATGAACCAAGTAGTGCTGtttgttaattgttattaggtaaaaaataattcaattaatgcTGTGTTTATTTAGGGAGAATCTATAAAAGCTAGCAAtttatacaataatattaaaaggaTTAGCcattaatcaaatattatgaacagggggaaaaaaaaagctagTGAAAAGAGGAATACCTTGGCCATGACACCCTCGTAGGTTTGGTTGGTACTGTTTTTctgcaaatgaaaaaaaaaagttgaaaactaccacaaaaattttgcaaatcattatggatttttctaaaaagaataattatttttcaaaattaaagatttaagTCAAGTCTCAGGCAGCATTACTAATACATCTCAATAACATCCTAAACCCCTAACCATTTTTCaggaaaaccaaaaaaatccGTTTTACAATTTGTCAAAAATTCTGAAAAGAGTCATCTCAAATTAGCCAGaaaaatttcatgaattttttttggaaaaaattaaaaaaataattaaattatctcatttattttaactagAATATCCACCAAATTCCCATTAAAATAATCCTGCTGACCAAACTTTGTACCATCATTCTTCATTCATCTCCAGAACCTATGACAtcctcttaaaaaaataattataaaaaaaaaatgaaccaaTCACTAAGATAgctattattaattacaaatattttaaaaaggcaaaaaagaaaaaaaggggaaaaaaagtcC
This window of the Citrus sinensis cultivar Valencia sweet orange chromosome 8, DVS_A1.0, whole genome shotgun sequence genome carries:
- the LOC102616331 gene encoding uncharacterized protein LOC102616331, which produces MASMDDDSFRVRVDKIFGSLAPSNSNTWSLSDDAVERRKWRRDKDTSSARDETPCSSSFDEFLRKNRRRNFRLDDDGDDDGDEPVRDRDEWEIRSSIGLDSTLDNEEEEDEFDKVAAGRENAGERLYMNDVAEQGPYLNLHNVVPNALNAATKDPRANHHAARIRLKEDDGETEAQSFSFPHSDCDTKIKNSHAKVSEVSGPPKSILKRKDISADSKLQKRVRFDTACKNDCVTASERTQCSSVNTSSMDANDSIDGYQPSQNACMVPDYLMNPSKYTYYSFDSSDEYSEESSIKGFMDVFRLVKDFKAKEVGPVEENASGDLPKSVTFIPKKKAGDLKAEKSSGEIKENKEYDGKLSLSRLGFPVGIAATESQHCDTAEEEDEPETNVTNDGVRFRKPGRKYRTPSRSDDSDS